The Sediminispirochaeta smaragdinae DSM 11293 genome has a segment encoding these proteins:
- a CDS encoding NAD-dependent epimerase/dehydratase family protein, whose translation MKILITGSAGFIAGYLVDELLKHGHEIVGIDNYSKYGPIEKSYDHHPHYKFVEGDAKDANLLKELIEDCDQVVAIAAKIGGITYFHEYAYDLVAENERITASTFDAAIWAHKEKKLQKLNILSSSMVYESVSTYPSAEGDQLTCPPPLSTYGFQKLACEYFAKGAWEQYNLPYTIIRPFNCVGIGEQRAASEKEILSGNVRLAMSHVVPDLVQKVYKGQDPLHILGSGEQIRHYTYGGDLARGIRLCIESEKSINEDFNLSTPVSTSVTELATAIWKKMKGDKPLSFEHDKAYDYDVQKRVPSVEKAEKLLGFEANTDLDATLNEVIPWITQQIDMGNI comes from the coding sequence ATGAAGATCTTGATTACAGGGTCTGCCGGTTTTATCGCAGGCTATCTTGTGGATGAATTGCTGAAACATGGACACGAAATAGTAGGTATCGATAATTACAGTAAATATGGGCCTATTGAAAAAAGTTACGATCACCACCCTCACTACAAATTTGTGGAAGGTGATGCGAAAGATGCTAATTTGTTAAAAGAACTTATTGAAGATTGTGATCAGGTAGTTGCCATAGCTGCAAAGATCGGAGGTATTACTTATTTTCATGAATATGCGTATGATTTGGTTGCCGAAAATGAGCGTATCACGGCTTCTACTTTTGATGCGGCTATCTGGGCTCATAAAGAGAAGAAACTCCAGAAATTGAACATCCTTTCTTCTTCCATGGTTTATGAGAGCGTTAGTACTTATCCTAGTGCGGAAGGAGACCAGCTTACATGTCCGCCGCCTCTTTCTACGTACGGATTCCAGAAATTAGCCTGTGAATATTTTGCCAAAGGAGCGTGGGAACAGTATAATCTTCCCTATACTATTATTCGCCCCTTTAATTGTGTAGGGATCGGAGAACAAAGAGCTGCCAGCGAGAAAGAAATTCTCTCCGGAAATGTTAGATTGGCTATGAGCCATGTGGTTCCCGACTTGGTACAGAAAGTGTACAAGGGGCAGGATCCTCTTCATATTTTAGGCAGTGGGGAGCAAATTCGTCATTATACTTATGGCGGCGATTTAGCCCGGGGAATAAGACTGTGTATTGAAAGTGAAAAATCTATCAATGAAGACTTTAATTTATCTACACCGGTATCTACCTCAGTTACAGAGCTTGCTACGGCTATCTGGAAAAAGATGAAAGGAGATAAACCTCTGAGTTTCGAACATGACAAGGCTTATGATTACGATGTTCAGAAGCGAGTTCCTTCTGTTGAGAAAGCCGAGAAACTTTTAGGTTTTGAAGCAAATACGGATTTGGATGCCACGTTGAACGAAGTCATTCCCTGGATTACGCAACAGATAGATATGGGGAATATCTAA
- a CDS encoding glycosyltransferase family 2 protein, with translation MIDIVVPVYNEGKNIKNLFTLIEDKISTEKEVIIVYDFEEDDTLPVVKGILSDYSFPIRLQRNLYGRGALNAIVSGFRSAKEEAVLVIMADLSDSLEVVDSMFKKIKEDHYDLVCGSRYMRGGKQNGGPFLKGVFSRLAGLSLHLFTRIPTHDISNSFKMYRKSMLDSIEIESDGGFEVGMEITVKAYLSGYKITEIPSEWFDRSEGESNFKMWKWLPHYLHWYGLCIRRSWFKNHLTIKT, from the coding sequence ATGATAGACATAGTAGTGCCTGTCTATAATGAGGGCAAAAATATTAAAAATCTTTTTACCCTCATTGAAGATAAAATATCAACAGAAAAAGAAGTAATAATTGTCTACGACTTTGAGGAAGACGATACACTTCCTGTTGTAAAAGGTATTTTATCTGATTATTCCTTTCCGATTCGTCTCCAACGAAATTTGTATGGGAGGGGTGCTTTAAATGCTATTGTAAGCGGCTTTCGTTCTGCTAAGGAGGAAGCCGTATTGGTAATTATGGCTGATCTTTCCGATAGTCTTGAAGTTGTAGACTCTATGTTCAAAAAGATAAAGGAAGATCATTACGATCTGGTTTGTGGCTCTAGATACATGAGGGGTGGAAAGCAGAACGGAGGCCCTTTCTTAAAAGGAGTATTTTCTAGGTTGGCTGGGTTGTCTTTACATCTTTTTACTCGTATTCCTACTCATGATATTTCCAATAGCTTTAAAATGTATAGAAAATCTATGCTTGACAGTATAGAAATAGAAAGCGATGGGGGGTTTGAGGTCGGGATGGAAATTACTGTTAAGGCATATCTTTCCGGATATAAAATAACGGAGATCCCGTCCGAATGGTTTGACCGCAGTGAAGGGGAATCCAACTTTAAAATGTGGAAATGGCTTCCTCATTATCTCCATTGGTACGGGTTGTGTATCAGACGAAGTTGGTTTAAAAATCATCTGACAATCAAAACATGA
- a CDS encoding EamA family transporter — protein MKLFILLLLNIIFNSSASFFIKMGTSRMKFENGTGLFALVGHMFTNPFIWTGGICFVIGFLLYSVILQKAELSMVYPIVTSGSLIAITLLSLFVLHEPITLMDFLGFGFILLGIGLIIK, from the coding sequence ATGAAACTGTTTATTCTATTATTGCTTAATATTATTTTTAATTCATCTGCCAGTTTTTTTATCAAGATGGGAACTTCCCGCATGAAATTCGAAAATGGAACGGGTTTATTTGCCTTAGTGGGACATATGTTTACGAATCCATTTATTTGGACAGGCGGTATTTGCTTTGTCATAGGTTTCCTTCTCTACAGCGTCATTTTGCAAAAAGCTGAGTTGAGTATGGTTTATCCTATTGTTACTTCCGGGAGTTTAATAGCCATTACTCTTCTGTCTCTTTTTGTCTTGCATGAGCCCATTACTTTAATGGACTTCTTGGGATTTGGGTTTATTCTACTGGGAATAGGGTTAATCATAAAATAA
- a CDS encoding O-antigen polymerase produces MEKISGKKRFFTWINFIAGILYIFFVIYSLVALITGFEPVFHPSVTFAMKGAIGLSAYLCLYLTVVSFPKIKKQKPPLWVILGCLALFFLIALVDYVSQSYRIAGSVAIKWIIILVLLAIEGMLFGINWGLGKRNLQIFKNEMRKDILILKSSKNTFYIISSILLFLLFVFIHCNILLQVPRSGLDPSWQLITNWVHQKGIQFGNNYIFTYGPLGFLQVPIFPEFRFISFFYSILLLISLWHLFIIRNKQSFFSVCLFVFFTQWLDLYSFYPYLFCISSLLLFYNVKNKKILFISIIYNMLVGGSLVYVKFMYLPIVILTAFLIDIYLYYVRNRKILALPVFIVSLLVSWLLAGQKLRNIFSFFKLSLSVTKGYTEAMISGRPFPFLIFGIAIFILFLLIIKSYTIQNKKHKILERILFTLGCSISLFLAFKHGFVRHDGHVLLFFKGSYIVACTFLILDNIDLKNKIVIPSFLSILIFCVYLGGIYSSNSIPGWNTIKNSFCLTQRIVNKKQQLCDKQYEKRFIERYSSLRLYNKNIFADKTVDIYPWDQAEVIASDLNYKPRPLPQSYSCYTPELLELNAKVLISDPPDFILWQVKEIDNRLPSLMDGASWPAVLGMYTYYPENKNNILLSKQKNTNPLELVEQENIQCHLEESISLPQIENKMLWAQVDIKYTFIGKLLSLLWRPPTIDIDLELPNKHIVKRVIPGMMKTPFLLSPYIENTDDFRTLLLGGCVFSPVKDIKYTVNLPFFDKVINRKVGKKKIYEYFIDNNVKVALLVSEFPSQENISVKTIWKLSENDSVRPLHHINKIEYKDDSLYIQSVGRDPYLRLPPLPMKKGVKYALKIKANGPSMDFEIFYLTPETGYYNGNNRISFNGDGAFVLLPDNMRSDNVRLDTGTKAGEYVIKQLELLEIQERHHSELTVPSQWILNSDNYSQIKALHHIDKITFEKGTVKIHSTGNDPYLKLPPLPMEAGKQYALSIKATGPSDNFQLFYLTPQDQHYSEQNSIRFKSDDDFIVLPKNILYDNLRLDTGNKEGTYAIEKLEFFEVEDLNK; encoded by the coding sequence ATGGAGAAAATCAGCGGGAAAAAGCGATTTTTTACATGGATCAATTTTATAGCCGGAATCTTGTATATTTTCTTTGTTATCTATTCCCTGGTTGCACTTATAACAGGGTTTGAGCCTGTATTTCATCCGTCCGTTACATTTGCCATGAAGGGAGCAATTGGGCTTTCTGCATATCTTTGCCTTTATCTAACCGTCGTATCCTTCCCCAAAATAAAAAAACAGAAACCACCTCTTTGGGTAATATTGGGTTGTCTCGCTCTTTTTTTTCTTATAGCCCTTGTGGATTATGTATCTCAGTCTTATCGTATAGCCGGGTCAGTCGCTATAAAATGGATTATTATCTTAGTTTTGTTAGCTATAGAGGGTATGCTGTTTGGCATAAATTGGGGTTTGGGGAAAAGGAATCTTCAAATTTTTAAAAATGAGATGAGAAAAGATATTCTGATCCTAAAATCTTCCAAAAATACCTTTTATATAATATCTTCCATTCTTTTATTCCTATTATTTGTTTTTATTCATTGCAATATTTTATTGCAGGTACCTCGATCGGGCTTGGATCCTTCATGGCAATTGATTACGAATTGGGTACATCAAAAGGGAATTCAATTTGGCAATAATTATATTTTTACTTACGGTCCTTTAGGATTTCTTCAGGTCCCCATATTCCCTGAATTCAGATTTATTTCCTTTTTTTATTCCATTCTGCTTCTTATATCTTTATGGCATCTTTTTATTATAAGAAATAAGCAATCTTTTTTTTCAGTTTGTTTGTTTGTATTCTTTACTCAATGGTTAGACCTTTATAGTTTTTATCCTTATTTATTTTGTATTTCTTCCTTACTTTTATTTTATAACGTTAAAAATAAAAAAATATTATTTATTTCAATAATCTATAATATGCTGGTTGGCGGTAGTTTAGTCTATGTTAAGTTTATGTATCTTCCTATTGTTATCTTGACAGCCTTTTTAATAGATATTTATTTATATTATGTCAGAAATAGAAAGATTCTAGCCTTACCTGTATTTATTGTATCCCTTCTTGTTTCCTGGCTGCTTGCAGGACAGAAATTAAGAAATATATTTTCATTCTTCAAGCTTTCTTTATCTGTTACAAAGGGCTATACGGAAGCTATGATTAGTGGAAGACCTTTTCCATTTTTAATTTTCGGTATTGCAATATTTATATTATTCCTTTTGATTATTAAAAGTTATACCATCCAAAATAAAAAGCATAAAATCCTCGAAAGAATTCTTTTTACACTTGGCTGCTCTATCTCTCTTTTCCTTGCTTTTAAACATGGATTTGTTCGTCATGATGGGCATGTATTATTATTTTTTAAGGGAAGTTATATTGTAGCATGTACGTTCCTAATTTTAGATAATATAGATCTTAAAAATAAGATAGTTATCCCTTCTTTCTTATCTATTCTGATTTTTTGTGTTTACCTGGGTGGCATATACAGTAGTAATTCTATCCCGGGGTGGAATACTATTAAGAACTCTTTCTGTTTGACGCAGAGAATAGTAAATAAAAAACAGCAACTTTGTGATAAACAATATGAAAAAAGATTTATAGAGAGATACAGTAGCTTAAGACTTTATAATAAAAATATCTTTGCAGATAAAACCGTAGATATTTATCCCTGGGATCAGGCGGAGGTTATTGCTTCTGATTTAAATTACAAACCAAGACCTTTGCCTCAGTCTTATAGCTGTTATACCCCTGAGTTGCTTGAGTTAAATGCTAAAGTCTTGATTTCTGATCCACCGGATTTTATTTTGTGGCAGGTAAAAGAGATAGATAATAGACTTCCTTCTCTGATGGATGGTGCATCCTGGCCGGCTGTTTTGGGTATGTATACCTATTATCCAGAGAATAAGAATAACATATTATTGTCAAAACAAAAGAATACAAATCCTCTGGAATTGGTTGAGCAAGAAAATATTCAATGCCATTTAGAAGAATCAATATCTTTACCCCAAATAGAAAATAAAATGTTATGGGCACAAGTTGACATTAAATATACTTTTATAGGGAAATTGCTCTCATTATTATGGCGTCCTCCTACTATTGATATAGATCTAGAGTTGCCGAATAAACATATTGTTAAGAGAGTTATTCCCGGAATGATGAAAACGCCCTTTTTGTTATCCCCATATATAGAGAATACGGATGATTTTCGTACATTACTTTTGGGTGGTTGTGTATTTTCTCCTGTAAAAGATATAAAATACACAGTTAATTTACCTTTTTTTGATAAAGTTATTAATAGAAAAGTTGGTAAGAAAAAAATTTATGAATATTTTATTGATAATAATGTCAAAGTGGCTCTTCTTGTCAGTGAATTCCCTTCTCAAGAAAATATTTCAGTGAAAACAATCTGGAAATTGTCTGAAAATGACTCTGTAAGACCGCTTCATCATATTAATAAAATAGAATATAAAGATGACTCGTTATATATACAAAGTGTGGGAAGGGATCCTTATCTTAGGTTACCACCGTTACCTATGAAGAAAGGAGTAAAATACGCTCTAAAAATCAAGGCCAATGGCCCCTCTATGGATTTTGAAATTTTTTATCTTACTCCGGAGACTGGATATTATAATGGAAATAATAGAATCTCATTTAATGGAGATGGCGCGTTTGTACTTTTACCTGATAACATGAGGTCTGATAATGTGCGGTTGGATACAGGAACAAAAGCAGGAGAATATGTAATAAAACAACTGGAGCTTCTGGAAATTCAGGAAAGGCATCACAGTGAACTTACAGTACCTTCTCAATGGATTTTAAACAGTGATAATTATTCACAAATTAAAGCCTTGCATCATATTGACAAGATAACTTTTGAGAAGGGAACTGTAAAAATTCACAGCACCGGGAATGATCCTTACCTTAAATTACCTCCTCTCCCAATGGAGGCAGGAAAGCAGTATGCCTTAAGTATTAAGGCCACCGGCCCCTCAGACAATTTTCAACTTTTTTATCTTACTCCACAAGATCAACATTATAGCGAACAGAATAGCATAAGATTTAAAAGTGATGATGACTTTATTGTCTTACCGAAAAACATTTTATATGATAATTTAAGATTGGATACGGGAAATAAAGAAGGAACGTATGCAATAGAAAAACTGGAATTCTTTGAGGTCGAAGATTTAAATAAATAA
- a CDS encoding radical SAM protein: MKYIIDIVDACNIHCMSCLRGRQAMRNTNERMEFSLFEKILLKAKQNGATSVELYNWTEPFLHPDIKKFVNEVKKYELPLFLSSNLSLRSIPQLIDTLHAGVDILYVSVSGFTNKVHQINHVGSDINVVKKPSDYRKRKI; encoded by the coding sequence ATGAAATATATTATTGATATAGTGGATGCATGCAACATCCATTGCATGAGTTGCCTCCGAGGCCGGCAGGCAATGAGGAATACAAACGAAAGGATGGAATTTAGCCTTTTTGAGAAAATATTACTAAAGGCAAAACAGAACGGTGCAACTTCTGTTGAGCTTTACAACTGGACAGAACCTTTTTTACATCCTGATATTAAAAAATTTGTAAATGAAGTAAAAAAGTATGAGCTACCATTATTCTTATCTTCTAATTTATCGTTAAGATCGATTCCTCAATTAATTGATACGTTACATGCCGGTGTGGATATTTTATATGTTTCCGTGTCGGGTTTTACAAATAAAGTACACCAGATAAATCATGTTGGTAGCGATATCAATGTAGTGAAAAAACCTTCGGACTATCGCAAAAGAAAAATATAA
- a CDS encoding SPASM domain-containing protein, which produces MRFNYNSAEIEEFRKFAESLDLTFTTFPGFAEPEKGTIVHPFDKKEVIVTPNNLRNRNFLNPCTLLFDSIPIDCKGNVYLCCDEGNYNIYKIGNFLEMDFSEIMLRRLFHPQCRICNKAERTKNEKYDDFRRPFKTDDISRITQWFENTLYNVDNGTFVSNVESFDYEDSFRIKRVITFTPEEFVGEHIGKRNIEGIKQAGESVYFTAVNTDPILILPELLLDVESFIIVSLDIAVSSATFIQLFYKTILDESYNEKNSIRLRLNSGRQHVYFNLEKIKAVGQLRIDPGAVKGMYCIHNIEIRRYDTRDPIL; this is translated from the coding sequence TTGCGTTTTAATTATAACAGTGCCGAAATTGAAGAATTTCGAAAATTTGCAGAATCTCTTGATCTGACGTTTACTACTTTCCCTGGATTCGCAGAACCAGAAAAAGGCACTATAGTCCATCCTTTTGATAAAAAAGAAGTAATCGTTACACCCAATAACCTTCGAAATAGAAATTTTTTAAATCCATGTACGTTATTATTCGATAGTATTCCTATCGATTGTAAGGGGAACGTTTATCTTTGCTGTGACGAGGGGAATTATAATATTTATAAGATCGGGAATTTTCTTGAAATGGATTTTAGCGAAATTATGCTACGTCGATTATTTCATCCTCAATGCAGGATTTGTAACAAGGCAGAAAGAACTAAAAATGAAAAATATGATGATTTCAGACGGCCCTTTAAAACTGATGATATTTCAAGAATAACTCAATGGTTTGAAAATACACTCTATAATGTAGATAACGGAACGTTTGTTTCTAATGTAGAGTCATTCGATTATGAAGATTCCTTCCGAATTAAAAGGGTGATAACATTTACCCCAGAAGAGTTTGTAGGAGAACACATTGGCAAAAGAAATATCGAAGGGATCAAGCAGGCAGGCGAATCTGTTTATTTCACTGCGGTAAACACTGACCCTATTTTAATACTGCCTGAACTACTATTAGATGTAGAGAGCTTTATAATCGTATCATTAGACATCGCTGTGTCGTCGGCTACGTTCATTCAGCTTTTTTATAAAACGATACTTGATGAGTCATATAATGAGAAAAACTCGATACGTTTACGTTTGAATTCGGGAAGACAGCATGTATATTTTAACCTTGAAAAAATAAAAGCTGTTGGTCAATTACGTATTGATCCGGGAGCAGTTAAAGGAATGTATTGTATTCACAATATAGAGATACGGAGATACGATACGCGTGATCCCATATTATAA
- the rfbA gene encoding glucose-1-phosphate thymidylyltransferase RfbA codes for MKAIILAGGSGTRLYPATQCICKQLLPVYDKPMIYYPLSTIMLAGIRDILIISTPQDTSRFAELLGDGSDIGLNLSYAVQQAPNGLAEAFIIGKDFIAGDSVALVLGDNIFFGHDFSSLVQKAAERTHGATVFGYKVGNPRAYGVVEFDDKGRAVSLEEKPEHPKSNYAVVGLYFYDNRVVKFAENLKPSARGELEITDLNRIYLEEGMLNVQLMGRGYAWLDTGTHDSLAEATNFVKTVEARQGLKIACIEEIAYKKGYIDRSQALLLAKRYAKSGYGDYIRRVVEEDDAF; via the coding sequence GTGAAAGCCATCATTTTAGCCGGAGGTTCCGGCACAAGGCTCTATCCTGCCACACAATGCATCTGTAAACAGCTACTACCCGTCTACGATAAACCCATGATTTATTACCCCCTTTCTACCATAATGCTGGCGGGGATTCGAGATATTCTTATCATCTCTACCCCGCAGGATACTTCGCGTTTTGCCGAACTTTTGGGGGATGGTTCTGATATCGGACTGAACCTTTCCTATGCGGTCCAACAAGCCCCCAATGGTCTTGCCGAGGCCTTTATCATTGGCAAAGACTTTATTGCAGGAGACTCCGTTGCCCTTGTTTTGGGAGACAACATCTTCTTCGGACATGACTTTTCCTCTCTGGTACAGAAAGCGGCGGAAAGAACCCACGGCGCCACGGTCTTCGGCTATAAAGTCGGGAATCCCCGGGCTTATGGGGTGGTGGAGTTTGATGACAAGGGCAGGGCCGTCTCTTTGGAAGAAAAACCGGAACATCCCAAATCAAATTATGCCGTGGTAGGACTCTACTTTTATGATAATCGTGTCGTAAAGTTCGCCGAGAATCTAAAACCCTCAGCCAGGGGAGAATTGGAAATAACAGACCTTAACAGAATCTATCTGGAGGAAGGAATGTTGAATGTCCAACTCATGGGGCGTGGTTATGCCTGGCTGGATACCGGAACCCATGACTCCCTGGCCGAGGCGACAAATTTTGTAAAAACCGTCGAAGCCCGTCAGGGATTAAAAATTGCCTGTATTGAAGAAATCGCCTATAAAAAGGGCTATATCGATCGATCTCAGGCGTTACTCCTGGCCAAGCGGTATGCCAAATCCGGTTATGGAGATTACATCCGGCGTGTTGTGGAGGAAGATGATGCCTTTTGA
- the rfbC gene encoding dTDP-4-dehydrorhamnose 3,5-epimerase: MPFEFQKTKISGVMIVKPRIFPDERGFFMETYKKSDFESAGICADFVQDNHSYSAFGVLRGIHFQKASHAQGKLVHAVEGSVWDVAVDLRPSSPTFKQWVGITLNSEEGTMLYLPPGCGHGFVVLSHTVHFLYKCTTEYAPQADGGIRWNDPDLAVAWPVDHPQVSEKDAALPFFSEVSL; this comes from the coding sequence ATGCCTTTTGAATTTCAAAAAACGAAAATCTCCGGTGTAATGATCGTCAAACCCCGTATATTTCCTGATGAACGGGGGTTTTTTATGGAAACCTACAAGAAAAGCGATTTTGAGTCTGCAGGTATCTGTGCGGACTTTGTTCAGGATAACCATTCCTATTCCGCCTTCGGTGTACTTCGTGGTATACACTTCCAGAAGGCCTCCCATGCTCAGGGCAAATTAGTGCATGCTGTGGAAGGTAGTGTCTGGGATGTTGCCGTTGACCTGCGACCTTCATCCCCCACCTTTAAACAGTGGGTCGGGATTACCCTCAATAGTGAAGAGGGTACCATGTTGTATCTCCCGCCAGGATGTGGTCACGGCTTTGTCGTCTTATCTCACACCGTCCATTTTCTCTATAAATGCACAACAGAGTATGCACCCCAGGCGGACGGGGGGATCAGATGGAATGATCCCGATCTTGCCGTCGCGTGGCCTGTGGATCATCCCCAAGTCTCTGAAAAAGATGCAGCTCTTCCTTTTTTCTCCGAGGTTTCACTATGA
- the rfbD gene encoding dTDP-4-dehydrorhamnose reductase translates to MIWVIGNKGMLGRELSDHLSEAGLSFIGTDREVDILSSAALEERAAEIHPAWIVNCSAYTAVDKAEEEEEAARSLNRDGVAHIAKLAISRKVPLIHISTDYVFDGSSNTPLHEDAPCAPQTAYGRTKLAGEQELRTIWPNHFIIRTAWLYGRYGKNFVDTMLSLMNSRKEITVVNDQTGSPTWTRVLTGLILTIIKQDKACYGTYHLSGEGSCTWYQFAREIYRMGRERTLVSSDCAVTPCSSEQFPTAAKRPAYSLLSKEKIMHAFAYQPPQWQDSLASYLDSLLEQGAKQ, encoded by the coding sequence ATGATTTGGGTCATCGGCAACAAGGGCATGTTAGGGAGAGAGCTGAGTGATCACCTGTCTGAAGCGGGCCTGAGCTTTATTGGAACAGATCGTGAGGTAGATATCCTTTCTTCTGCGGCGCTGGAAGAAAGGGCCGCGGAAATACATCCTGCTTGGATTGTCAACTGCTCAGCCTATACTGCAGTGGACAAGGCCGAAGAGGAAGAAGAAGCTGCACGTAGCCTCAACAGAGACGGCGTTGCTCATATCGCAAAGCTTGCTATAAGTCGGAAGGTGCCTCTTATTCATATCTCCACCGACTACGTTTTTGACGGCAGCTCCAACACGCCTTTACATGAGGATGCTCCTTGTGCTCCTCAAACCGCCTATGGACGTACCAAGCTTGCAGGAGAACAGGAGCTACGTACAATCTGGCCCAATCATTTTATTATCAGGACCGCATGGCTTTACGGCCGCTACGGTAAGAACTTTGTCGATACCATGCTCTCCCTCATGAACAGTCGAAAAGAGATCACCGTGGTAAACGACCAGACTGGGTCTCCTACCTGGACACGTGTTCTTACTGGCCTTATCCTTACCATCATCAAGCAGGATAAAGCATGCTACGGTACTTATCATCTTTCTGGAGAAGGTTCCTGTACCTGGTACCAGTTTGCCCGGGAAATCTACCGGATGGGCCGAGAACGGACCCTTGTTAGCTCTGACTGTGCCGTTACCCCCTGCAGCTCCGAACAGTTTCCCACTGCGGCAAAACGTCCCGCCTATTCACTTCTTTCCAAGGAAAAAATCATGCATGCCTTTGCATATCAACCTCCGCAGTGGCAAGACTCCCTTGCTAGCTATCTTGATTCTCTGCTGGAACAAGGAGCAAAACAATGA
- the rfbB gene encoding dTDP-glucose 4,6-dehydratase, whose amino-acid sequence MRQFTTILITGGAGFIGSNFIRYLFEKTDFKGNIVNLDALTYAGNPASLADIQARFGATRYFFEKADICDAGSIEKVFQHYDPDAVVHFAAESHVDRSILGPGTFINTNILGTFNLLETCRKMWEGRSDVLFHHISTDEVYGSLGESGYFSETTAYDPRSPYSASKASSDHLVRAYHHTYSLPITLSNCSNNYGPYQFPEKMIPVMILNMLEDKPLPVYGDGKNIRDWLYVEDHNSAVWQIMCKGIVGSSYNIGGENEWENIHLVNKLCELTALQTGKDPDRYKKLIHYVKDRPGHDQRYAIDCRKIKEELGWQQAFSFDEGLMHTVKWYLSNGSWIEGIKSGEYRRWMEQNYQGR is encoded by the coding sequence ATGAGACAATTTACTACCATTCTGATTACCGGAGGGGCTGGATTTATCGGCTCCAACTTTATCCGTTACCTTTTTGAAAAAACAGATTTCAAAGGCAATATCGTCAACCTCGATGCATTAACCTATGCAGGAAACCCCGCCAGTTTAGCAGATATTCAGGCACGCTTCGGGGCAACACGCTATTTTTTCGAAAAGGCGGATATTTGTGATGCCGGGAGCATCGAAAAGGTTTTTCAACACTATGATCCCGATGCCGTGGTCCATTTTGCCGCCGAAAGTCATGTCGACCGTTCAATCCTGGGGCCTGGGACCTTTATTAATACCAATATCCTCGGCACCTTCAACCTGCTTGAAACCTGCCGCAAGATGTGGGAGGGACGGAGTGATGTGCTCTTTCACCACATAAGCACCGATGAAGTCTACGGATCGCTTGGCGAAAGCGGATACTTCAGCGAGACAACTGCCTATGATCCGAGAAGCCCCTATTCCGCGTCCAAGGCCTCGTCGGATCATCTTGTCAGGGCCTATCACCACACCTATAGTCTTCCCATCACCCTGTCCAACTGCTCCAACAACTACGGACCTTATCAATTTCCTGAAAAGATGATTCCCGTCATGATCCTCAACATGTTGGAAGATAAACCGCTGCCGGTGTACGGTGATGGTAAAAACATTCGCGACTGGCTTTACGTAGAAGATCACAATAGCGCCGTATGGCAGATCATGTGTAAAGGAATAGTCGGTTCTTCCTATAACATTGGCGGTGAAAACGAATGGGAAAATATTCACCTGGTCAATAAGCTTTGTGAACTTACTGCCCTCCAGACCGGCAAAGATCCTGATCGTTATAAGAAGCTCATCCATTACGTAAAAGACAGACCCGGGCATGACCAGCGTTATGCCATCGATTGCCGAAAAATTAAGGAGGAACTTGGTTGGCAGCAGGCATTCAGCTTCGATGAGGGCCTGATGCATACCGTTAAGTGGTATCTAAGCAACGGCTCCTGGATCGAAGGAATCAAAAGTGGTGAATACCGACGATGGATGGAGCAGAACTACCAGGGACGGTGA